The following are encoded in a window of Thermodesulfobacterium geofontis OPF15 genomic DNA:
- a CDS encoding amylo-alpha-1,6-glucosidase, giving the protein MLKELFHLFTPYEWIITNRLGGYALGNAFLANSRKYHGLLIAGRKKGERIHLVSSVEEKVTFLSGLTYFLDTNFYRDITYPEGYKLIKEFFYLPYPSFYFACPQSKDFFLKKSIKMHKEKNLVLITYQNISTYPFKLEIRPKFSFRNHHTVQFEKDWKEADVEINIFEKEAFVSKNEFALFIYLSKGKIFKDPIFYYHVYYPIEEIRGYEATEDLFSPFKIEVDLNPAEKFYLIFSDIPVKDINKEIELIESYYRNYPELDLNKKSFSQEEYFKILDLMVESFLLEDDIVAGFPWFYCWGRDTFIGLPAIFYLEKGFEKAYTIFIKYKNLMKNGLIPNVVTDFSEINYNSIDGTLWFGLRIFQFIEFFKDKISEKQKNELLQAIKEIITQFLTNSFLPFRIDPEDGFIEIPDNINLALTWMDVVIDGIPITPRYGKPIEISALWYNLLKFSSKYLEEPFIKKYNINSLIRKQKKSFAKYFNGELWADRIYKKEPIFEIRPNYIIALSLPYDIADKTSMTKGLELAKKELLTSYGLRSLSPRHPNFRKNYFGSQYLRDLAYHNGTVWVWLLYPYAEVLKKVYKNKKILKEELNKLVKPFRDMIISGKIASIPELYDGENPYYPKGAHAQFWSVASIYLIEKGLQTLKGVII; this is encoded by the coding sequence ATGTTAAAAGAACTTTTTCATTTGTTTACTCCTTATGAATGGATCATTACCAATAGGCTTGGAGGTTATGCTTTAGGAAATGCTTTTTTAGCTAATTCAAGAAAGTATCATGGATTACTTATTGCTGGGAGAAAAAAAGGTGAGAGAATTCATTTAGTAAGTTCTGTAGAAGAAAAGGTTACCTTTCTTTCAGGATTAACTTATTTTCTTGATACAAACTTTTATAGAGATATTACTTATCCAGAGGGATATAAGCTAATAAAAGAATTTTTCTATCTTCCCTATCCCTCTTTTTATTTTGCTTGTCCCCAAAGTAAAGATTTTTTTCTTAAAAAATCTATAAAAATGCATAAAGAAAAAAATTTAGTCCTTATAACTTATCAAAATATAAGCACCTATCCCTTTAAGCTTGAAATAAGACCAAAATTTTCTTTTAGAAATCATCATACTGTCCAATTTGAAAAGGACTGGAAAGAAGCTGATGTGGAAATAAATATTTTTGAAAAGGAAGCTTTTGTCTCAAAAAATGAATTCGCGCTTTTTATTTATCTTTCTAAAGGAAAAATTTTTAAAGATCCCATTTTTTATTATCATGTTTATTATCCTATAGAGGAGATAAGAGGTTATGAAGCAACAGAAGATCTTTTTTCTCCTTTTAAAATAGAAGTTGATCTTAATCCTGCAGAAAAATTTTATTTAATTTTTAGTGATATCCCTGTAAAAGATATAAATAAAGAAATTGAGCTTATAGAGAGCTATTATAGAAATTATCCTGAACTTGATCTGAATAAAAAATCTTTTTCCCAGGAAGAATATTTTAAAATTTTAGACCTTATGGTTGAGAGTTTTTTATTGGAGGATGATATTGTTGCAGGATTTCCTTGGTTTTATTGTTGGGGAAGAGATACCTTTATAGGACTTCCTGCGATTTTTTACTTAGAAAAGGGATTTGAAAAAGCCTATACTATATTTATTAAATATAAAAATCTAATGAAAAATGGGCTTATCCCTAATGTGGTAACTGATTTCTCAGAAATAAACTATAATTCCATTGATGGAACTTTATGGTTTGGGCTACGTATTTTTCAATTTATAGAATTTTTTAAAGATAAAATTTCTGAAAAACAGAAAAATGAATTACTTCAAGCTATCAAAGAAATTATAACTCAGTTTTTAACTAATTCTTTTTTACCCTTTAGAATTGATCCTGAAGATGGATTTATTGAAATACCAGATAATATCAATTTAGCTTTAACTTGGATGGATGTAGTTATTGATGGGATTCCTATTACTCCAAGATATGGTAAACCAATTGAGATTTCAGCTTTATGGTATAATTTGCTTAAGTTTTCTTCTAAATATTTGGAAGAACCTTTTATAAAAAAATATAATATAAACTCTTTAATAAGAAAACAGAAGAAAAGCTTTGCTAAGTATTTTAATGGAGAACTTTGGGCTGATAGAATTTACAAAAAGGAACCTATTTTCGAGATCCGTCCTAATTATATCATAGCTTTAAGTTTGCCGTATGATATAGCTGATAAAACTTCTATGACAAAAGGGTTAGAGCTTGCTAAAAAAGAACTTCTTACTTCCTATGGATTAAGAAGTCTTTCCCCAAGGCATCCTAATTTTAGAAAGAACTACTTTGGAAGTCAATATTTAAGAGATCTTGCTTATCATAATGGAACGGTTTGGGTATGGCTTCTTTATCCCTATGCTGAAGTTTTGAAAAAAGTTTACAAAAATAAAAAAATTCTTAAAGAAGAACTCAATAAGCTGGTAAAACCTTTTAGAGATATGATTATATCTGGTAAAATAGCAAGTATCCCTGAATTATATGATGGAGAAAATCCCTATTATCCAAAGGGAGCTCATGCTCAATTTTGGTCAGTGGCTTCTATTTATCTTATAGAAAAAGGCTTACAAACTTTAAAAGGAGTTATAATATGA
- the ychF gene encoding redox-regulated ATPase YchF has protein sequence MEIGIVGLPNVGKSTIFNALIQANKAEVANYPFCTIEPNVGIVNVPDERLYKIYELEKSKMVTPATIKFIDIAGLVKGASKGEGLGNQFLSYIRQVSAIAHVIRCFEDEKISHVEGYINPIRDVEIVEIELIMADLKTLEKRLEKTKKLIKTDTKTAKAELETLIKAKNILEELKPLRENLKLFDNSEINFLEKELFLLTIKPMMYIANISEKDLPEGENNPSIIKLKEFALKKEIPIIILCGKIEQELIELPKEERKDFMEALNLRESGLDKIIKVGYKILNLITFFTTNPKETRAWTIKKGTKALKAAGKIHSDMERGFIAAEVINYEDYIKIGSLHKAKELGLIKIEGKDYEIKDGDIVYFRFNV, from the coding sequence ATGGAAATAGGAATTGTTGGACTCCCCAATGTTGGTAAGTCAACTATTTTTAATGCATTAATTCAAGCTAATAAAGCAGAGGTTGCTAATTATCCTTTTTGTACCATTGAGCCAAATGTGGGAATAGTTAATGTTCCTGATGAAAGATTATATAAGATTTATGAGCTTGAAAAAAGTAAAATGGTAACTCCAGCAACTATAAAATTTATTGATATAGCTGGACTGGTTAAAGGTGCAAGTAAAGGTGAAGGGTTGGGGAATCAATTTCTTTCTTATATAAGACAAGTTTCTGCTATTGCTCATGTAATAAGATGTTTTGAAGATGAAAAAATTTCTCATGTGGAAGGTTATATAAATCCTATAAGAGATGTAGAAATAGTGGAAATAGAACTTATAATGGCAGATCTTAAAACTTTAGAAAAAAGGTTAGAAAAAACCAAAAAACTTATAAAAACTGATACAAAAACTGCTAAAGCTGAGCTTGAAACTTTAATAAAAGCAAAAAATATACTTGAGGAACTTAAACCTTTAAGAGAAAACCTAAAACTCTTTGATAATTCTGAAATAAATTTTTTAGAAAAGGAACTGTTTTTACTTACTATAAAGCCCATGATGTATATTGCTAATATTTCCGAGAAAGATCTTCCAGAAGGGGAAAATAATCCTTCAATAATTAAACTTAAAGAATTCGCTTTAAAAAAGGAAATTCCTATTATAATTCTTTGCGGAAAAATCGAGCAGGAATTGATAGAACTTCCTAAGGAAGAAAGAAAGGATTTTATGGAGGCGCTTAATTTAAGAGAGTCTGGTCTTGATAAAATAATTAAGGTTGGTTACAAAATACTAAATCTGATAACTTTTTTTACTACAAATCCTAAAGAAACAAGGGCTTGGACAATAAAAAAGGGAACAAAAGCTTTAAAAGCTGCAGGGAAAATACATTCTGATATGGAAAGAGGTTTTATTGCAGCCGAAGTCATTAATTATGAAGATTATATTAAAATAGGTTCTCTTCACAAAGCAAAAGAATTGGGATTAATAAAAATAGAAGGAAAGGATTACGAAATAAAGGATGGAGATATAGTTTATTTTAGATTTAACGTATAA
- a CDS encoding acyl-CoA thioesterase gives MIKEVTYRVLYGDTDCGEVMYYGNYLRLFEIGRAELIRSAGISYKEIEEKKGIILPVVESFIRYKAPAKYDDLLIIRTAIKELKTYKVVFEYKIFKNENLITEGYTVHVPINKEGKIVKFPKDIYQILYSLLEK, from the coding sequence ATGATAAAGGAAGTAACTTATAGAGTTCTTTATGGAGACACTGATTGTGGAGAGGTTATGTATTATGGAAATTATCTTCGTCTTTTTGAAATAGGAAGAGCTGAATTAATCCGTTCAGCAGGTATAAGTTATAAGGAAATAGAAGAAAAAAAAGGTATTATTTTACCTGTAGTTGAAAGTTTCATTAGATATAAGGCTCCAGCTAAATATGATGATCTTTTAATTATAAGAACTGCTATAAAAGAATTGAAAACCTATAAAGTGGTATTTGAATACAAAATCTTTAAAAATGAAAATCTTATTACTGAGGGATATACTGTTCATGTGCCTATTAACAAAGAAGGCAAAATCGTAAAATTTCCTAAGGATATTTATCAAATATTATATTCTCTTTTAGAAAAGTAA
- a CDS encoding NAD(+)/NADH kinase, translating into MLKFLFLKKETITLPEILEDLKKEKRLNLIPIEEVHKLSLEELKEVQAILVLGGDGTFLKAVPYAYKYDLPILGVNMGKFGFLTETYIEELPYTILALEKGLNFFEERTLLKVIYQNKEYVGLNEGAIMKGPTGKIIYLNLKINNIEVTTIYGDGLIISTPTGSTAYNLSAGGPIVHPKAKVFICTPICSFKINIRPLIIPDDCIIEVSVNKTDEDIHLLIDGQINLFIKKEEEILIKKAEKTLKLIPSLKRNYFQILKEKFQW; encoded by the coding sequence ATGCTTAAGTTTCTTTTTTTAAAAAAAGAAACGATAACCTTACCAGAAATTTTAGAAGATCTTAAGAAAGAAAAAAGGCTAAATTTAATCCCTATAGAAGAAGTACACAAGCTTTCCTTAGAAGAATTAAAAGAGGTACAAGCTATTTTAGTTCTTGGAGGAGATGGCACCTTTTTAAAAGCTGTGCCTTATGCTTATAAATATGATTTGCCCATTCTTGGGGTAAATATGGGAAAATTTGGATTTTTAACTGAAACTTACATAGAGGAGCTTCCCTATACAATTCTTGCTTTAGAAAAAGGTTTAAATTTTTTTGAAGAAAGAACGCTTTTAAAAGTAATTTATCAAAATAAAGAATATGTAGGTTTAAATGAAGGAGCTATAATGAAAGGCCCAACCGGAAAAATCATCTATTTAAATTTAAAAATAAACAACATAGAAGTAACTACTATTTATGGAGATGGCTTAATTATTTCAACCCCAACAGGTTCTACTGCTTATAACCTTTCTGCAGGGGGTCCGATTGTACATCCGAAAGCTAAGGTTTTTATCTGTACCCCTATTTGCTCATTCAAAATAAATATTAGACCTTTAATAATTCCTGATGATTGTATAATTGAAGTCTCTGTAAATAAAACTGATGAAGATATTCATCTATTAATTGATGGACAAATAAATTTATTCATTAAAAAGGAAGAAGAAATATTAATTAAAAAGGCAGAAAAAACCCTAAAACTAATTCCTTCTTTAAAAAGGAATTATTTTCAAATTTTAAAAGAGAAATTCCAGTGGTAA
- a CDS encoding glycoside hydrolase family 57 protein — protein MLYVIFYFQVHQPFRINKYKVFDIKEKVDYFDEDLNKYIFNKVSERCYLPANKLFKNLIESSDGRFKISFSITGTFVEQAKRYRPDVFESFLDLVKTGGVELLNETYYHSLSSVFDLNEFLEQVAEHEELIKKEFGFIPTVFRNTELIYFDKLSDILLSLPHIKTILIEGADKILKGDSPLYPRISYNHAHLLLLKHYRLSDDIAFRFSDKSWEEYPLTAEKYVSWIKDLTLIEKGGKNLYLNLFMDYETFGEHQWKESGIFEFIKSVVELLLKERGIAFLLPSEVSHTLNYKPKTISVPEPTSWADIERDLSAWLSNSLQWNAMKTCYELLKIAKEKRKKDLISILKKLTTSDHFYYMCIKYFQDGDVHKYFSPYSSPEEVYRYYMSILSDIENRLEE, from the coding sequence ATGCTTTATGTAATTTTTTATTTTCAAGTTCATCAACCTTTTAGAATAAATAAATACAAAGTTTTTGATATAAAAGAAAAAGTTGATTATTTTGATGAAGATTTAAACAAATATATATTTAATAAGGTTTCTGAAAGATGTTATCTTCCTGCTAATAAACTTTTTAAAAACCTAATTGAAAGCTCAGATGGACGGTTTAAGATCTCCTTTAGTATTACAGGAACTTTTGTAGAACAGGCTAAAAGATATCGTCCCGATGTTTTTGAATCCTTTTTAGATCTTGTTAAAACTGGAGGAGTTGAATTATTAAATGAAACCTATTATCATTCTCTTTCCTCTGTTTTTGATTTAAATGAATTTTTGGAGCAAGTAGCTGAACATGAAGAGCTTATAAAAAAAGAATTTGGTTTTATTCCTACAGTTTTTAGAAATACCGAGCTAATTTATTTTGATAAACTTTCCGATATTCTTTTAAGTCTTCCTCACATTAAAACTATTTTGATTGAGGGAGCTGATAAAATATTAAAAGGAGATTCTCCTTTATATCCAAGAATTTCTTATAATCATGCTCATCTTCTTCTTTTAAAACATTATAGGCTTTCAGATGATATTGCCTTTAGATTTAGTGATAAATCTTGGGAAGAATACCCTCTAACAGCTGAAAAATATGTCTCTTGGATAAAAGATTTAACTCTTATTGAAAAAGGAGGTAAAAATCTATATCTAAATCTATTTATGGATTATGAAACCTTTGGAGAACATCAGTGGAAAGAAAGTGGGATTTTTGAATTTATAAAAAGCGTGGTAGAATTGTTGTTAAAAGAAAGGGGTATAGCTTTTCTTTTACCATCAGAAGTGAGTCATACTTTAAATTATAAACCTAAAACTATATCTGTCCCTGAACCAACCTCTTGGGCAGATATAGAAAGGGATTTATCTGCTTGGTTATCTAATTCTTTACAATGGAATGCTATGAAAACCTGTTATGAATTGTTAAAAATAGCTAAAGAAAAAAGGAAAAAAGATTTAATATCTATTCTTAAAAAACTTACTACATCTGATCATTTCTATTATATGTGTATTAAATATTTTCAGGATGGGGATGTGCATAAATATTTTTCTCCCTATTCTTCCCCTGAAGAAGTTTATAGGTATTATATGAGTATATTAAGTGATATAGAAAATAGATTAGAGGAGTAA
- a CDS encoding MBL fold metallo-hydrolase, with protein sequence MKIVVLIENSVGVLIPTGLTGEHGLSLWIEHEEYNLLFDTGQTGKVVENALRLGIDLKKTDAIVLSHGHYDHTGGLKKVLEFIRKPINIYAHRDIYSLHYALEDYYVGIPFRRETLEGLGANFEWIKEPFEIFPNIWVSGEIPRKTTFEKMDPRLYVKRNGQKLPDPILDDMSLFIKTDKGLVIILGCAHSGVVNIIEYAKEVTKEERIYGIIGGTHLSSASGDQIEETLIYFAKLDFSILVANHCTGLKVASKFKEIFGNKFRFGTTGEIITI encoded by the coding sequence ATGAAAATTGTTGTTTTAATAGAAAATTCAGTAGGTGTTTTAATTCCTACAGGGCTTACAGGGGAGCATGGATTAAGTTTATGGATTGAACACGAAGAATATAACCTTTTATTTGATACTGGGCAAACTGGGAAAGTTGTAGAAAATGCGCTTCGTTTAGGAATAGATTTAAAAAAAACTGATGCTATAGTTTTAAGCCATGGACATTATGATCATACTGGTGGATTGAAAAAAGTTTTAGAATTCATTAGAAAACCTATCAATATTTATGCTCATAGAGATATTTATAGTCTTCATTATGCTTTAGAGGATTATTATGTAGGAATACCCTTTAGAAGAGAAACTTTAGAGGGGCTTGGAGCTAATTTTGAATGGATTAAAGAGCCCTTTGAGATATTTCCTAATATATGGGTAAGTGGGGAGATCCCAAGAAAAACAACCTTTGAAAAAATGGATCCGAGACTTTATGTAAAAAGGAATGGGCAAAAACTCCCAGATCCTATACTTGATGATATGAGCTTATTTATTAAAACAGATAAAGGACTGGTTATAATTCTTGGATGCGCCCATTCTGGTGTAGTAAATATTATAGAATATGCTAAAGAGGTTACTAAAGAAGAAAGAATTTATGGAATTATTGGTGGAACCCATCTTTCTTCTGCTTCGGGGGATCAAATTGAAGAAACACTTATTTATTTTGCAAAATTAGATTTTTCTATTCTTGTTGCTAATCACTGTACA
- a CDS encoding glycosyltransferase family 4 protein: MKVLMLTWEYPPFIVGGLGIACYGLFKALAEKGIKIYMILPTQEKVFFEISSSWEADYPTAKKWDKKQFEPIPLSFYEFHYLEPKGAYLSPHLISITKRWEPPQLKTQIFYEIPNEVLERLETLLSQDNSLISKVGTYTENVLEISKALDFNLIHAHDWLTYPAGLFLKKLYNVPLVTHIHATEFDRALGFGHPIIHEIEYLGLNFSDRVVAVSKYTSNLIKEHYKVPEEKIRVIYNAFSPPSKPPEKIKKFKEPVILFLGRLTIQKGPGIFLEFAKKIINTYGKKVRFLIAGAGEMERHLMLEAASLGIGTQIMFTGFLTRQEVETALSMSDVVVMPSPSEPFGLVALEAMSHGCALIVSKQSGVSEIIENAYKVDFWDINKMVEIVIDLLENPEKLAEIQEKAQIEVQKFKWEDRAEEVINIYRELVYNICFM; encoded by the coding sequence ATGAAGGTATTAATGCTTACTTGGGAATATCCTCCTTTTATAGTAGGGGGACTTGGTATAGCATGTTATGGACTTTTTAAAGCCCTTGCTGAAAAGGGAATAAAAATTTATATGATCTTACCAACTCAAGAAAAAGTTTTTTTTGAAATTTCTTCCTCCTGGGAAGCTGATTATCCAACTGCAAAAAAATGGGATAAAAAACAATTTGAACCAATTCCTTTAAGTTTTTATGAATTTCATTATTTAGAACCAAAAGGAGCCTATTTATCTCCTCATTTAATTTCGATTACTAAAAGATGGGAACCTCCTCAATTAAAGACCCAAATATTTTATGAAATTCCAAATGAAGTGTTGGAAAGATTAGAAACTCTTTTATCTCAAGATAATTCTCTAATTTCAAAGGTAGGTACTTATACAGAAAATGTATTAGAAATTAGTAAAGCCCTTGATTTTAATTTAATACACGCCCATGATTGGCTTACTTATCCTGCAGGCTTATTTTTAAAAAAACTATATAATGTCCCTTTAGTAACTCATATTCATGCCACTGAATTTGATAGAGCACTTGGATTTGGACATCCCATTATTCATGAAATAGAATATTTAGGTCTTAATTTTTCAGATAGGGTGGTAGCAGTATCAAAATATACCTCAAATCTTATAAAAGAGCATTATAAAGTTCCTGAAGAAAAAATAAGGGTTATCTATAATGCCTTTTCACCTCCTTCCAAACCACCTGAAAAGATCAAAAAATTTAAAGAACCGGTTATTTTATTTTTGGGGAGACTCACCATTCAAAAGGGACCTGGGATTTTCTTAGAATTTGCCAAAAAAATAATAAATACTTATGGCAAAAAAGTAAGATTTTTGATAGCTGGTGCAGGGGAAATGGAAAGGCATTTAATGTTAGAGGCTGCAAGTCTTGGAATAGGAACTCAAATTATGTTTACAGGTTTTCTTACTCGACAGGAGGTTGAAACAGCTTTAAGTATGAGTGATGTTGTAGTTATGCCTTCTCCTTCTGAACCATTTGGTCTTGTTGCACTTGAGGCTATGTCTCATGGATGTGCTTTAATTGTTTCTAAACAATCTGGAGTTTCTGAAATTATAGAAAATGCTTATAAAGTTGATTTTTGGGATATAAATAAAATGGTAGAGATAGTAATAGATTTGCTTGAAAATCCTGAAAAACTGGCTGAAATTCAAGAAAAAGCCCAAATAGAAGTTCAAAAATTTAAGTGGGAAGATCGTGCTGAAGAGGTAATTAATATATATAGAGAGCTCGTATATAATATATGCTTTATGTAA
- a CDS encoding YtxH domain-containing protein: MGEKKTIFLAFLVGFVAGGITALLLAPASGEEVRRKIKDEVEKTTEKLKAEAEALKEKAEELSAKAKEILKTKKEEIKEAIEKGKEAIKEKKEELASKLLKKEEEEI, from the coding sequence ATGGGTGAGAAAAAAACAATATTTTTAGCTTTTTTAGTAGGTTTTGTGGCTGGAGGAATAACAGCTCTTTTACTCGCTCCTGCAAGTGGAGAAGAGGTAAGAAGAAAAATAAAAGATGAGGTTGAAAAAACTACTGAAAAATTAAAAGCTGAGGCAGAGGCTTTAAAGGAAAAAGCTGAAGAACTTTCAGCTAAAGCTAAAGAAATCCTTAAAACTAAAAAAGAAGAAATAAAGGAAGCTATTGAAAAAGGGAAGGAAGCAATTAAAGAAAAAAAGGAAGAACTCGCTTCTAAACTTCTTAAAAAAGAAGAGGAAGAGATATAA
- the glgP gene encoding alpha-glucan family phosphorylase produces the protein MEFKKFFVYPRIPEKLKKLLDLSNNLWFTWNYDALSIFYKIDAETFRRLKYNAKKFLYYLPKPIFQRLEKDERFLMDLEDIWETFEEYKEYKHPLIESANFTSEEIIAYFSTEFGFHPVLPVYAGGLGILAGDMIIGASDLGLPLIGIGLLYKNGYFRQKIDPLAKTQIEEADEVEVFLNFLQEVKTEKDEPLIINLEILDKPVKVKVWKLEVGRNICYFLDTDIYENSPEMRDILRYLYPGEPEKRIQQEIILGLGGYYALKAMGIKPKLYHLNEGHSAFVIFARLKDLIKEEGLSLEEAKMLIKETTIFTTHTPVISGNEHFPHELVKKYLFDLLEDVLDLETREKLFEEGFIGKDKTIFWLPALAIRNSSYVNAVSRIHQNTTKQMWNPLFEKFISEEVPIYYITNGVHWRWLSEPFYNLLKKYLGTHFIYMSEEDTGWEEILKIPGEEIWEAHKRNKYRLIAYLKKVLEEEYFKIRHLGKETRVFKFPTAHHLIITCARRVTGYKRNTLILYNKEKLAEILRNTDTILLFAGKAHPKDEEGKKMIKEILEFREQYNFYDKVIFLENYDIHLARYLVWGSDVWLNTPYRPMEASGTSGIKASMNGVLHLSVLDGWWPEGYTGNNGWAIHPKEGLPPYNAFEANQIYNLLENEIIPLFFERDEEGIPKNWIKMMKQAIYTACKHFSINRVLLEYTQKFYIPALENFKILTENNYAFLRELINKKNTILEKWKDIKILNVYDNLVGRNLFEEDKLELTVEIDLAGLSPDLIEVQVVFISEIYCVVAPGVEEEIERRLEVYPIPFKEYKDNKAIFYGVYPLYAHGLKQYSIRIVPKNVFIKRTSPDLIKWKN, from the coding sequence ATGGAATTTAAGAAATTTTTTGTTTATCCAAGAATTCCTGAAAAATTGAAAAAGCTTTTAGACCTTTCTAACAATCTTTGGTTTACCTGGAATTATGATGCACTCTCAATTTTCTATAAAATTGATGCAGAAACTTTTAGAAGATTAAAATACAATGCAAAAAAATTTCTTTATTATCTTCCTAAACCAATATTTCAAAGACTTGAGAAAGATGAAAGATTTTTAATGGATTTAGAAGATATTTGGGAAACCTTTGAGGAATATAAAGAATATAAACACCCTCTTATAGAAAGTGCAAATTTTACATCTGAAGAAATAATAGCTTATTTTAGCACTGAATTTGGTTTTCATCCTGTTCTTCCTGTTTATGCTGGAGGGTTAGGTATATTAGCAGGTGATATGATAATAGGAGCTTCAGACCTTGGGTTGCCTCTTATTGGAATTGGACTTCTTTATAAAAATGGCTATTTCCGGCAAAAGATCGATCCCTTAGCCAAAACTCAAATAGAAGAAGCTGATGAGGTAGAAGTATTTTTAAATTTTTTACAAGAAGTAAAAACTGAAAAAGATGAACCTCTTATTATAAATTTAGAAATTCTTGATAAACCTGTAAAAGTAAAAGTTTGGAAATTAGAAGTGGGAAGAAATATTTGTTATTTTTTAGATACAGATATTTATGAAAATTCTCCAGAAATGAGAGATATTTTAAGATATCTTTATCCAGGGGAACCGGAAAAAAGGATTCAACAAGAAATTATATTAGGATTAGGTGGATATTATGCTCTTAAAGCTATGGGGATAAAGCCAAAACTTTATCATCTTAATGAAGGACATTCTGCTTTTGTAATATTTGCAAGGTTAAAGGATTTAATAAAGGAAGAGGGATTGTCTTTAGAAGAAGCTAAAATGCTTATCAAAGAAACTACCATCTTTACTACCCATACTCCTGTAATTTCTGGAAATGAGCATTTTCCTCATGAACTGGTTAAAAAATACCTTTTTGATCTTCTTGAAGATGTACTTGATTTAGAAACAAGGGAAAAACTTTTTGAAGAAGGTTTTATAGGAAAAGATAAAACTATCTTTTGGCTTCCAGCTTTAGCTATTAGAAATTCTTCTTATGTAAATGCTGTTTCAAGAATTCATCAAAATACTACAAAACAAATGTGGAATCCTCTTTTTGAAAAATTTATTTCTGAAGAGGTTCCCATTTATTATATCACCAATGGTGTACATTGGAGATGGTTAAGTGAACCTTTCTACAATTTACTTAAAAAATACTTAGGTACACACTTTATCTACATGTCTGAGGAAGATACCGGATGGGAAGAAATTTTAAAAATACCTGGTGAAGAAATCTGGGAGGCTCACAAAAGAAACAAATATAGGTTAATAGCTTATCTTAAAAAAGTATTAGAAGAAGAATATTTTAAAATAAGACATTTAGGTAAAGAAACAAGGGTTTTTAAATTCCCTACAGCACATCATTTAATTATTACCTGTGCAAGAAGGGTTACTGGATACAAAAGAAATACTTTAATTTTATATAATAAAGAAAAATTAGCAGAAATTTTGAGAAATACTGATACAATTTTGCTTTTTGCTGGAAAGGCTCATCCTAAGGATGAAGAAGGTAAAAAAATGATAAAAGAGATTTTAGAATTTAGAGAACAATATAATTTTTATGATAAAGTAATTTTTCTTGAAAATTACGACATACATCTTGCAAGATATTTAGTTTGGGGATCAGATGTGTGGTTAAATACTCCTTATAGACCAATGGAAGCTTCAGGAACTTCCGGTATAAAGGCATCAATGAACGGGGTTTTGCATTTAAGTGTACTTGATGGATGGTGGCCAGAGGGTTATACAGGAAATAACGGATGGGCTATTCATCCAAAGGAAGGACTACCACCTTATAATGCCTTTGAAGCTAATCAAATTTATAACCTTTTAGAAAATGAAATAATACCTTTATTTTTTGAGAGAGATGAAGAGGGTATTCCTAAAAATTGGATTAAAATGATGAAACAGGCAATCTATACAGCTTGTAAACATTTTTCTATAAATCGAGTTCTTCTTGAATATACCCAAAAATTTTATATTCCTGCCTTAGAAAATTTTAAAATCCTTACAGAAAATAATTATGCCTTTTTACGTGAATTAATAAATAAGAAAAATACTATTTTAGAAAAATGGAAAGATATAAAAATTCTTAATGTTTATGATAATCTTGTAGGAAGAAATCTTTTTGAAGAGGATAAACTTGAATTAACTGTAGAAATTGATCTTGCTGGTCTTTCTCCGGATTTGATAGAGGTTCAAGTAGTTTTTATAAGTGAAATTTATTGCGTTGTAGCTCCAGGGGTAGAAGAAGAGATAGAAAGACGACTTGAAGTTTATCCTATTCCTTTTAAGGAATATAAAGATAATAAAGCTATATTTTATGGTGTTTATCCTTTATATGCTCATGGTTTAAAACAGTATAGTATAAGAATTGTTCCTAAAAATGTTTTTATTAAAAGAACTTCTCCAGATTTAATAAAGTGGAAAAATTAA